From Paraburkholderia sprentiae WSM5005:
AGGCATGGTGAAACTCCTCTATGCGACGACAGCAAGCGTATGGCGGGCGATCATCAGTTCCTCGTTGGTGGGCACGACCCAGACCGGCAGCTTGCTCGAAGCGCGGCTGATCAGCGGGCCCCCCGCCCGATTGGCCGCCTCGTCGAGTTCGGCCCCGAGCCACGCCGCGTCGCGCACGATCCGCTCGCGGATCGCGACGGCGTGCTCGCCGATGCCGGCCGTCAGTACCAGTGCGTCGAGACCTTGCATCGCCGCGGCGAGACTGCCGAGTTCGCGCCCGATGCGGTAGGTGTACACGTCGATGGCAAAGCGCGCGCGCGGGTCGTCGCTGTCGAGCAGTGCGCGCATGTCGCCCGAGAGGCCCGACATACCGAGCAAGCCCGAGCCCTGGTAGATCAGCTGCGCGATCGCCCGCGAATCCATGTGCAGCTCGTCCAGCAGATACAGAATCACGCCGGGGTCGAGGCTGCCGCAACGCGTACCCATCGGCAGGCCTTCCACCGCCGTGAAGCCCATCGTGCTGGCCACGCTCCTGCCCGCGACCATCGCGCACATGCTCGCGCCATTGCCCAGATGCGCGACGACGGTGCGTCCCGCCGCCGCGGCCGGCGCGATCTGCGGCAGC
This genomic window contains:
- a CDS encoding acetate/propionate family kinase yields the protein MADVILVLNAGSSSLKFSAFDAQYAQLELILRGQIEALYTSPRFRATDRDGEVSSHEWGDGYRLGHQGAIEYLGGFLRDHGGGEQLKAVGHRVVHGGQHFAGPVVVTSDVLDELESLSPLAPLHQPHNLKPIRILAQLRPELAQVACFDTTFHRTQTETAQAYALPASITGRGVRRYGFHGLSYEYIASVLPQIAPAAAAGRTVVAHLGNGASMCAMVAGRSVASTMGFTAVEGLPMGTRCGSLDPGVILYLLDELHMDSRAIAQLIYQGSGLLGMSGLSGDMRALLDSDDPRARFAIDVYTYRIGRELGSLAAAMQGLDALVLTAGIGEHAVAIRERIVRDAAWLGAELDEAANRAGGPLISRASSKLPVWVVPTNEELMIARHTLAVVA